The Xiphophorus couchianus chromosome 5, X_couchianus-1.0, whole genome shotgun sequence genome includes a region encoding these proteins:
- the LOC114144783 gene encoding peroxisome assembly factor 2-like: protein MAVQIQLSCLENFPAHISPLDVLALESDLESVFQHGTNQPTVLFTPNQPQLCDRAGILLQVHPTTMEEISSAGGSSCLTADSESGLRVRFFTSQYFLKHFRFQRCSYAGTIRPLEPVSLDRVVLGARSRQSLCWAGREQFTGGLLELCHLGQEPLARQGDPFLLSHHPLFGDDTGQVQQRLLELLVLECSPVKQGRITANTSLVLTDCWDCADPPGPSLPGRSLGLSVSDFAHYADSVGSRSLLDSWSSLGSGLPDVLQALECRLDVRVVDTQRWYWVKGKQGALVDTDSCMFLSKQLLLRLGLFNHEWVRLSRPAGSGRGLGEEVDVRAAPCRERLVSAVVVDLGPELTIHDDVGFISATLWFNMTEGEKLPVKSCTLRMKRWKSALEDLRQRSDSYCLSASLPFATELHIQPVSSPQHSNLSFPDNLLAEHFTTPRMISQGDILTVPAENHPELLEYNAEGIRRCPVLYFKVQKALPSANGGGEALLADEAHTSLYMGTFTNSPVPCCCVDEESLWRSLAPSGLNKTVDLLSDLILPHLQHRESLSACTVILQGPAGSGKMTVVRAASRRLHLHLLKVNCVTVCSDTPAAAEVKLSSVFQRANALQPCVLLLRNLHLLLKGAAEDNGRVKAVLCQLLGSAPTSVVVVATVCRARDLSIMGAFIHQVEMESPTEEQRLAMLVGLSRELHLGRDVNLERLSKLTAGFVLGDLSALLTEAGRAACRRLIHTCGGSLQEDLCSSGVTIMKQDFCCALETLQSAQSKAIGAPKIPNVCWEDVGGLEHVKREILDTVQLPLQRPELLSLGLNRTGVLLYGPPGTGKTLLAKAVATECAMTFLSVKGPELINMYVGQSEENIREVFHKARSAVPCVVFFDELDSLAPNRGRSGDSGGVMDRVVSQLLAELDSLQSSAGVFVIGATNRPDLLDQSLLRPGRFDKLVYVGINEDRVSQLQVLQAILRKFQLDPAVNLQDVVDRCPTRMTGADLYALCSDAMTAAIKRKIQQINDGLDSEDSPVLLSAEDFSSALKNFRPSVSEAELLRYRSIHQELSGQ from the exons ATGGCGGTACAGATTCAGTTGAGTTGTTTGGAGAATTTTCCCGCACACATTAGTCCTCTGGATGTTCTGGCCCTGGAATCTGACCTGGAATCTGTTTTCCAACATGGCACCAACCAGCCCACCGTCCTCTTCACCCCGAACCAGCCTCAGCTCTGTGACAGGGCGGGCATTTTACTGCAAGTTCACCCGACCACCATGGAGGAGATTAGCAGCGCCGGGGGTAGTAGCTGTCTAACTGCCGACAGCGAGTCCGGACTCCGTGTCCGCTTCTTCACCAGCCAGTATTTCCTGAAACACTTTCGGTTCCAGCGGTGTTCATACGCCGGAACCATCAGGCCTCTGGAGCCGGTCAGCCTGGACAGGGTGGTACTCGGAGCCCGCAGCAGGCAGAGCCTCTGCTGGGCAGGAAGGGAGCAGTTCACCGGTGGACTGCTGGAGCTCTGTCACTTGGGGCAGGAGCCGCTGGCCCGTCAAGGAGACCCGTTTCTCCTGTCCCATCATCCACTGTTTGGAGACGACACGGGACAG GTGCAACAGCGCCTCCTGGAGCTCCTGGTGCTGGAATGCAGTCCAGTGAAGCAGGGGAGAATCACAGCCAACACCTCTCTGGTCCTGACCGACTGCTGGGACTGCGCGGACCCTCCAGGCCCGTCGTTGCCAGGCAGATCTCTCGGACTGAGCGTGTCAGACTTTGCTCATTACGCCGACAGCGTTGGGTCTCGGTCTCTCCTGGACAGCTGGAGTAGCCTGGGCTCTGGGTTGCCGGACGTCCTGCAGGCCTTGGAGTGCAGGTTAGACGTGCGCGTGGTGGACACTCAGCGATGGTACTGGGTCAAAGGCAAGCAAGGAGCACTTGTGGACACAGACAGCTGCATGTTCCTGAGCAAGCAGCTGCTTCTGAGGCTGGGGCTGTTCAACCATGAGTGGGTGAGGTTGTCCAGGCCTGCAGGGAGCGGCAGAGGGCTGGGGGAAGAGGTCGATGTCAGAGCTGCCCCCTGCAGAGAGCGCCTGGTCTCTGCAGTAGTGGTGGATCTGGGTCCAGAACTGACGATCCACGACGATGTGGGTTTCATCTCAGCGACTCTGTGGTTCAATATGACAGAAGGAGAAAAGCTTCCCGTGAAGAGCTGCACGCTAAGGATGAAG AGGTGGAAATCGGCTCTTGAAGATCTCAGGCAGCGCTCTGACAGTTACTGCCTCTCAGCTTCTCTGCCGTTTGCCACTGAGCTTCACATCCAGCCGGTCAGCTCTCCGCAGCACAGCAACCTCAGCTTCCCCGACAACCTGCTGGCCGAGCATTTCACCACACCACG CATGATTTCACAGGGAGACATCCTGACGGTTCCTGCTGAAAACCATCCAGAGCTGCTGGAATACAACGCAGAGGGGATTCGCAG GTGTCCGGTTCTGTACTTTAAAGTTCAGAAGGCTCTCCCATCTGCTAACGGAGGGGGAGAAGCTCTTCTGGCTGATGAGGCTCACACCTCACTCTACATG GGAACATTCACTAACAGCCCTGTTCCCTGCTGCTGTGTGGATGAAGAGTCTCTCTGGAGAAGCCTGGCTCCTTCTGGCCTCAACAAGACCGTCGACCTCCTCAGTGACCTCATCCTGCCTCACCTGCAGCACAG AGAGTCTCTGTCTGCTTGCACCGTCATCCTCCAAGGTCCTGCAGGCAGCGGAAAGATGACTGTGGTCAGAGCGGCGAGTCGCAGACTCCACCTCCACCTGCTGAAG gtgaactgtgtgactgtgtgttcagacactcctgcagctgcagaagtGAAACTGTCGTCGGTGTTCCAGCGAGCCAACGCGCTGCAGCCGTGTGTCCTGCTGCTCAGAAACCTGCATCTCCTGCTAAAAGGAGCTGCTGAAGACAATGGCCGGGTCAAGGCGGTTCTGTGCCAGCTGCTCGGCAGCGCCCCCACCAG tgTGGTAGTTGTGGCCACGGTTTGCAGAGCTCGGGATCTCTCCATCATGGGGGCATTTATCCACCAGGTGGAGATGGAGAGCCCCACAGAGGAGCAGCGGCTCGCCATGTTGGTAGGTCTGAGTCGAGAGCTTCATCTGGGGAGAGACGTCAACCTGGAGCGACTGTCCAAGCTAACAGCA GGTTTTGTGCTGGGAGATCTGAGCGCTCTTCTGACTGAAGCTGGAAGAGCTGCCTGCAGGAGGCTGATCCACACCTG TGGTGGCAGCCTGCAGGAGGACTTGTGCTCCAGCGGAGTGACCATCATGAAACAGGACTTCTGCTGCGCTCTGGAGACGCTGCAGAGCGCCCAGTCTAAAGCCATCGGAGCCCCAAAG ATCCCTAATGTGTGCTGGGAGGACGTTGGAGGGTTGGAGCATGTGAAGAGGGAAATCCTGGACACTGTGCAGCTTCCTCTGCAGCGTCCTGAGCTCCTGTCTTTGGGTCTGAACCGAACCGGAGTCCTGCTGTACGGACCGCCCGGTACAGGAAAAACCCTGCTGGCCAAGGCTGTGGCCACCGAATGCGCCATGACCTTCCTCAG tgtCAAAGGTCCAGAGCTCATCAACATGTATGTGGGTCAGAGTGAAGAAAACATCCGAGAAG tgttTCACAAAGCGCGCTCGGCTGTTCCCTGTGTCGTCTTCTTTGACGAGCTGGACTCTCTGGCGCCCAacagggggcgcagtggagacTCTGGAGGAGTGATGGACAG AGTTGTGTCTCAACTGCTGGCTGAACTGGACTCGCTGCAGTCGTCTGCCGGAGTTTTTGTGATCGGAGCCACAAACCGTCCGGATCTGCTGGACCAGTCGCTGCTCAGACCCGGAAG GTTTGATAAACTGGTCTATGTTGGGATCAATGAGGACCGCGTCTCCCAGCTGCAGGTTCTCCAGGCCATCCTCAGAAA GTTCCAGTTGGATCCGGCTGTGAATCTGCAGGACGTGGTGGATCGCTGCCCGACTCGCATGACCGGCGCCGATCTGTACGCTCTGTGCTCAGACGCCATGACGGCGGCCATCAAGAGAAAAATCCAACAGATCAACGATG GTCTGGATTCAGAGGACTCTCCTGTCCTCCTCTCTGCAGAGGATTTCTCTTCTGCTCTGAAAAACTTTAGACCTTCTGTTTCCGAAGCGGAGCTGCTGCGGTACCGGAGCATTCACCAGGAACTCTCCGGACAGTAG